One bacterium genomic window carries:
- a CDS encoding metal-sensitive transcriptional regulator yields the protein MGRLSTTEKANTLVQVDDEVRLEHEALVARLRRVEGQIRGLQRLLEEGASCEVVAQQLFAAKAALEKIGVRLFVANMRSCLSRDLAGDTNARRALDRITEVFARLA from the coding sequence ATGGGACGCTTGTCGACAACTGAGAAGGCGAACACGCTGGTTCAAGTGGACGACGAGGTGCGGTTAGAGCACGAGGCTCTGGTGGCGCGGCTCCGCCGAGTGGAAGGACAGATCCGCGGGCTGCAGCGCCTGCTGGAGGAGGGGGCCTCGTGCGAGGTCGTGGCCCAGCAGCTTTTTGCGGCGAAGGCGGCACTGGAAAAGATCGGCGTCCGCCTGTTCGTGGCGAACATGCGGAGCTGTCTGTCCCGGGACCTCGCTGGAGATACCAACGCTCGGCGTGCGTTGGACCGGATTACGGAGGTGTTTGCGCGGCTCGCGTGA